CGGCGACCTCGACCAGACGGTCACCCGCCAGCTCCTGTGCTTGGGTCACGGCTGCTTCGACGTTGTCGACGAAGTGGAACGGTGCTTCAGGGTTCCAGTCCTCCGGGGCCGGCCGGTGTGTCACGACAACCACGTGGTCGATGCCGCTCGGGGGTTTACCGTCCCAGCCGTCGGTCAGGTCGAAGACGTGGCGGCCGGCGATCGTGACTCCGATCTGGTCCCAGTACGGCCGGATGTAGTCGTAGGACGACTGCGACACCTTCAGCACGCCGCTCTCGTCCAGCGGCACGTCACCGCCCATCAGCCAGTCGAACAAGGTTCCGGGCTGGTCTTTCTCGTCCGCGATGAAACCGTCCACCGACACCGAGCCGTACATAACCACCTTGCCCACGGAGCGCTCCTCTGCGTTGGGGATTCCTCAAGTTAGCGGGTGGTGAGCTGGCGCGCGGCTCAATCCGCCATGGGTTGCGTGGCGGCGGGCCTTGTGATG
The genomic region above belongs to Kineosporia sp. NBRC 101731 and contains:
- a CDS encoding dihydrofolate reductase family protein, which codes for MGKVVMYGSVSVDGFIADEKDQPGTLFDWLMGGDVPLDESGVLKVSQSSYDYIRPYWDQIGVTIAGRHVFDLTDGWDGKPPSGIDHVVVVTHRPAPEDWNPEAPFHFVDNVEAAVTQAQELAGDRLVEVAAGNVGGQVLAAGLVDEVRMDVAPVVFGSGKRYFGSVDAQHRLEDPDVVIQGNRVMHLRYQVRR